In a genomic window of Candidatus Omnitrophota bacterium:
- a CDS encoding hemolysin family protein, which yields MIFLILIILAVLSFFFSASETSIIGLSKIKLRHMVQKGITGASSIHRLVSKLDKVIAAILIGNNIVNIAVSSIVTGIFVQVYGYRWGVVVSTFVTTMVLLIFCEVTPKILSAKHTEKMALITAPLMEVVLVIFKPLIIFFIGISNFILKIFGLSVAKKSPLITEEELKTMIEIGQEEGVLTQDQLKMLHRIFEFGDTKLTDIMVPKEKIIAVDINTTSNDLLNIFVEEGHARLPVYKESKDNIVGIVYAQDLLYILREKGLFLLQDLLHEACFVSSSTRVNDLLKRFQTEKRQIAIIVDKDRKTLGLVTLEDLIEEIVGEIEEKYSRRKSISK from the coding sequence ATGATATTTTTAATTTTAATAATCCTGGCTGTGCTTTCGTTCTTTTTCTCTGCTTCCGAGACTTCAATTATCGGATTAAGTAAAATCAAGTTGCGCCATATGGTGCAAAAAGGGATTACCGGGGCTTCCAGTATCCATCGCCTTGTGTCTAAATTAGATAAAGTAATTGCCGCCATACTTATCGGCAATAATATCGTCAATATTGCCGTCTCATCGATTGTAACCGGTATTTTTGTCCAGGTTTACGGTTATCGCTGGGGGGTGGTTGTTTCTACTTTTGTGACCACCATGGTCCTGCTTATTTTCTGCGAAGTTACTCCCAAGATCCTTTCGGCTAAGCATACGGAAAAGATGGCCTTAATTACCGCGCCATTAATGGAGGTAGTTTTGGTAATCTTTAAGCCCCTGATCATATTCTTTATCGGGATCAGCAATTTCATTTTAAAAATTTTTGGTTTAAGTGTTGCTAAAAAATCCCCTTTGATTACCGAAGAAGAATTAAAAACGATGATTGAAATAGGCCAGGAGGAGGGGGTTTTAACCCAGGATCAGCTTAAGATGCTGCATCGTATCTTTGAATTCGGCGATACTAAGCTGACGGATATAATGGTGCCTAAAGAAAAAATTATTGCCGTAGATATAAATACTACTTCCAATGACCTGTTAAATATATTTGTCGAGGAAGGCCACGCCCGGCTTCCGGTATATAAGGAGAGTAAAGATAATATTGTCGGCATAGTTTATGCCCAAGACCTGCTTTATATATTGCGCGAAAAAGGTTTATTCCTATTGCAGGATCTGCTTCATGAAGCCTGTTTTGTTTCCAGTTCAACGCGGGTAAATGACCTCCTAAAAAGGTTCCAGACGGAGAAAAGGCAGATAGCCATTATCGTGGATAAAGACAGAAAAACTCTGGGGTTGGTGACATTAGAAGATTTGATTGAAGAAATTGTCGGAGAGATCGAAGAAAAATATTCCCGAAGGAAAAGCATCAGTAAATAA
- a CDS encoding pitrilysin family protein, giving the protein MYRRSKLGNGLRIISKSLSQAKSVSLGIWINIGGRYEAAFQKGISHYLEHLLFKGSKKYSCRAIKESIEGVGGTLNGFTSEEFTCYLVKIPSRYLIHALNILSDMVLNPSLKQADITKERTVILEELKMYRDLPQNYVYELLDELLWPHQPLGLPIIGSVDSVNSINRDSLKKYQASRYTPANIVISAAGLLEHDLLVNEVSAIFSAQAAAKLNTFTAVKEGQGKPQLKIFHKDTEQTHMALGFHALKRGDPLRHAQALLHIILGANMSSRLFNEVREKRGLAYEIGTGIKRFADTGEFLVHAGIDNHKVEDCLGLIFQELGKLRKTIVRKDEFCRAKEFYAGQLSLALEDTMEYMLWMGESVACLDKAYTLEQIIKEVNKVNMEDVREVAGKIFNNKKINLALIGPPGNKEKDIYAKLNLG; this is encoded by the coding sequence ATGTATAGAAGGAGCAAATTAGGCAATGGCTTAAGGATAATTTCCAAATCCTTAAGCCAGGCCAAATCCGTATCTTTAGGTATTTGGATCAATATCGGCGGCCGCTATGAGGCGGCTTTTCAAAAAGGGATCTCGCATTACCTGGAGCACCTTCTTTTTAAGGGCAGCAAAAAATATTCCTGCCGCGCGATTAAAGAGTCGATTGAGGGAGTCGGCGGGACATTGAATGGTTTTACCTCCGAAGAGTTTACTTGTTATCTGGTAAAAATCCCCAGCCGTTATTTGATCCACGCTTTAAATATCTTGTCCGATATGGTCCTTAATCCGTCTTTAAAACAGGCGGATATTACCAAAGAAAGAACAGTCATCCTGGAAGAGCTGAAGATGTACCGCGATCTTCCGCAAAACTATGTTTATGAGCTGCTGGATGAACTGCTTTGGCCGCACCAGCCATTAGGCTTACCGATAATCGGCTCCGTAGATTCGGTAAATAGTATTAACCGGGATAGTTTAAAAAAATATCAGGCCAGCCGCTACACCCCGGCTAATATCGTAATCAGCGCGGCCGGATTGCTGGAGCATGATTTACTGGTAAATGAGGTTTCCGCCATTTTTTCAGCGCAGGCTGCGGCTAAATTAAATACATTCACGGCGGTTAAAGAGGGCCAGGGAAAACCGCAGTTAAAAATTTTTCACAAAGACACTGAACAAACGCATATGGCCCTGGGTTTTCATGCTTTAAAACGCGGAGATCCTTTAAGGCACGCTCAGGCGTTATTGCACATAATCTTAGGCGCCAATATGTCCAGCCGGCTTTTTAATGAGGTTAGAGAAAAAAGAGGTTTGGCCTATGAAATTGGAACAGGGATTAAACGTTTTGCCGATACCGGGGAGTTCCTGGTGCACGCCGGGATTGATAACCATAAAGTAGAAGATTGCCTGGGCCTGATATTTCAAGAGCTAGGAAAACTAAGAAAAACCATTGTGCGCAAAGATGAGTTTTGCCGGGCAAAAGAATTTTATGCCGGCCAGCTTAGCTTGGCTTTAGAAGATACGATGGAGTATATGCTTTGGATGGGCGAGAGCGTTGCCTGTTTAGATAAGGCATATACATTGGAGCAGATTATCAAAGAAGTAAATAAAGTGAATATGGAAGATGTACGCGAGGTTGCCGGTAAGATTTTTAATAATAAAAAGATAAATTTGGCCTTAATCGGCCCGCCCGGGAATAAAGAGAAAGATATTTACGCAAAACTTAATTTAGGATAA
- the trpB gene encoding tryptophan synthase subunit beta, with product MKNKLPDKSGHFGIFGGRFVPETLIYALDELENEYSKARKDKKFAKELTYYLSDYAGRPTPLYLAKNLSQYLGIKKVYLKREDLLHTGAHKINNTLGQVLLAVRMGKRRLIAETGAGQHGVATATVAALFGLECDVYMGEEDIHRQALNVLRMKLLGARVISVKSGTQTLKDAMTEALRDWVTNVRNTYYVIGTVAGPHPYPEMVRNFQSVIGVEARAQILKKDNRLPDYLVACVGGGSNAIGLFHPFFNDSNVKMIGVEAAGLGIASGKHSASLEFGSTGVLHGSKSKILEDKFGQIKNAHSIAAGLDYPGVGPEHAYYREIERADYAAITDKEAVEGFKLLSKVEGIIPALESAHAIAYLKKAGKKIKKDATVIVCLSGRGDKDLHESY from the coding sequence ATGAAAAATAAACTACCGGATAAAAGCGGGCACTTTGGTATCTTTGGCGGAAGATTTGTCCCGGAGACGCTGATCTATGCCCTCGATGAATTAGAAAACGAGTATTCCAAAGCCAGGAAAGATAAAAAATTTGCCAAAGAACTCACTTATTATCTGAGCGATTACGCCGGCCGGCCCACTCCGTTATACTTAGCGAAAAATTTAAGCCAGTATTTAGGGATAAAAAAGGTTTATCTAAAACGCGAGGATCTTTTACATACCGGCGCGCATAAGATTAACAATACTTTGGGCCAGGTGCTTTTGGCGGTCAGGATGGGCAAGAGAAGATTGATTGCCGAGACCGGGGCAGGCCAGCACGGAGTAGCTACCGCTACGGTGGCGGCTTTATTCGGATTGGAATGCGATGTGTATATGGGGGAAGAAGATATCCATCGCCAGGCTTTAAATGTCCTGCGGATGAAACTACTGGGCGCCCGGGTAATTAGCGTTAAAAGCGGAACGCAGACTTTAAAAGATGCCATGACCGAGGCCTTGCGCGACTGGGTAACTAATGTACGTAATACTTATTATGTGATCGGAACAGTAGCTGGGCCGCATCCGTATCCTGAAATGGTGCGCAACTTTCAATCCGTGATCGGAGTTGAAGCCCGCGCCCAAATTTTAAAAAAAGATAACCGCCTGCCGGATTATTTGGTTGCTTGTGTTGGCGGAGGAAGCAACGCTATTGGTTTATTCCACCCATTTTTTAATGATAGTAATGTCAAGATGATCGGGGTAGAAGCCGCGGGTTTAGGAATAGCATCGGGAAAACATTCGGCAAGCCTTGAATTTGGCTCAACCGGAGTTTTGCACGGTTCAAAATCAAAAATCTTAGAGGATAAATTCGGCCAAATCAAAAACGCGCATTCAATCGCCGCGGGGCTGGATTATCCAGGGGTCGGGCCGGAACATGCCTATTATCGAGAGATAGAACGGGCCGATTATGCGGCCATCACCGATAAAGAAGCTGTGGAAGGTTTTAAATTATTATCCAAGGTGGAAGGGATTATCCCGGCGCTAGAATCCGCCCACGCCATTGCCTATTTGAAAAAAGCGGGGAAAAAGATTAAGAAAGACGCCACTGTGATCGTTTGCCTCTCCGGAAGAGGGGATAAGGACCTGCATGAATCGTATTGA
- the trpA gene encoding tryptophan synthase subunit alpha: MNRIDQKFIQLKKQGRKAFIAFITAGYPDLSTTAKLVIELEKRGTDIIELGVPFSDPLADGPVIQEASGYSLKKGTNLVKILDLVKKLRQTTELPICLMTYYNPVFCFGDRRFINQAAAAGVDGVIIPDLPPEEAKDFMHYANKKGLVNICFVAPTSSNARIKLISKADQGFIYYVSLTGVTGSRDNLSADLKANLLRIKKLTAKPVCVGFGISNAVQVKEVSKISDGVIVGSAIVKQIKENIGRGNLVQRVGSFVERLNV, from the coding sequence ATGAATCGTATTGATCAGAAATTTATCCAATTAAAGAAGCAGGGCAGGAAAGCATTTATTGCTTTTATAACCGCCGGTTATCCGGATTTATCGACAACCGCAAAATTGGTGATTGAACTTGAAAAAAGAGGCACAGATATAATTGAATTAGGGGTGCCTTTTTCAGACCCTTTGGCTGACGGCCCGGTAATCCAGGAGGCCTCCGGTTATTCTCTTAAAAAAGGAACCAATCTGGTTAAGATTTTAGATTTGGTAAAGAAATTACGCCAAACTACAGAGTTGCCGATATGTTTAATGACCTATTACAATCCTGTTTTTTGTTTTGGAGACAGGCGGTTTATCAATCAAGCCGCAGCCGCCGGAGTTGACGGAGTAATTATTCCGGATTTACCGCCTGAGGAAGCAAAAGATTTTATGCATTACGCCAATAAGAAGGGCCTGGTCAATATTTGTTTTGTCGCTCCGACCAGTTCCAACGCGCGGATCAAATTAATATCTAAAGCTGATCAAGGTTTTATTTACTATGTTTCTTTGACCGGAGTAACCGGCAGCCGCGATAATTTAAGCGCGGATCTTAAAGCCAACCTTTTAAGGATAAAAAAATTAACCGCTAAACCGGTTTGCGTCGGTTTTGGTATTTCTAACGCGGTTCAGGTAAAAGAAGTTTCGAAGATTTCCGACGGCGTAATTGTCGGAAGCGCTATCGTCAAACAGATCAAAGAAAATATCGGCCGCGGCAACTTAGTGCAAAGAGTAGGCAGCTTTGTAGAAAGGCTTAATGTATAG
- a CDS encoding DUF5679 domain-containing protein: MAETGYCVKCKGKKAMKDEQKVTMKNGRAAMKGKCPECGTGMYKILGKAK, encoded by the coding sequence ATGGCAGAAACAGGATATTGCGTAAAATGCAAAGGCAAGAAAGCGATGAAGGATGAACAGAAGGTCACCATGAAAAACGGCCGCGCCGCGATGAAAGGCAAGTGCCCTGAATGCGGGACCGGTATGTATAAGATTTTAGGAAAAGCCAAGTAG